The stretch of DNA CAGCGACTCGCCGACCTTGAAGGTCACCGGCACAGCCGCGTTCTCGGCGTAGCCGTAGCTGGCGATGAGCCGCAGCACCGCGTCGCCGTGGGCGACGTCGGTGAGGAAGAACGTGCCGTGCTGGGCGTCGACCAACGGCGTGAGTTCGTCCATCACCAGTTCGGCGACGGTGGCGAGGTCGCGGTGTCCTTGCATCAGGCCGGAGACCCGGGCCAGGTTGGTCTTGAGCCAGTCCTGTTCCTGGTTGGCCCGGGTGGTCTCCCGCAGCGACTTCACCATCGCGTTGATGTTGTCCTTGAGCTCGGCGACCTCACCCTTCGCCTCGACCGTGATTGATCGGGTCAGGTCGCCGGTGGCCACCGCGCTGGTGACCTCGGCGATCGCCCGCACCTGACGGGTCAGGTTGCCGGCGAGCTCGTTGACGTTCTCGGTCAGCCGTTTCCACGTCCCGGACACGCCCTCGACCTCGGCCTGACCGCCCAGGGCGCCGTCGGTGCCGACCTCCCGGGCGACCCGGGTGACCTCGGCGGCGAACGACGAGAGCTGGTCGACCATCGTGTTGATCGTCGTCTTGAGCTCGAGGATCTCGCCCCGGGCGTCCACGTCGATCTTCTTCGACAGATCGCCCTGCGCGACGGCCGTGGTCACCTGGGCGATGTTGCGGACCTGGCTGGTCAGGTTGTTCGCCATCGAGTTGACGTTGTCGGTGAGGTCCTTCCAGGTGCCCGACACGCCCATGACGTCGGCCTGGCCGCCGAGTATCCCTTCGGTGCCGACCTCCCGGGCGACCCGGGTCACCTCGGCGGCGAACGACGACAGCTGGTCAACCATCGTGTTGATGGTCTGCGCGAGCGCCGCGACCTCGCCCTTCGCCTCGACCGTGATCTTCTGTGACAGGTCACCCCGAGCGACCGCCGTGGCCACCTGAGCGATCGAGCGGACCTGGGCCGTCAGGTTGGACGCCATCACGTTGACGTTGTCCGTCAGGTCCTTCCAGGTGCCCGACACACCGCGGACGTTGGCCTGGCCGCCGAGGTTGCCCTGGGTGCCGACCTCGCGGGCGACCCGGGTGACCTCGTCGGCGAACGCGGACAGCTGGTCGACCATCGTGTTGATGGTCTCCTTGAGTTCCAGGATCTCGCCGCGGGCGTCGACTCTGATCTTCTGTGACAGGTCGCCCTTGGCCACCGCCGTCGTCACCTGCGCGATCGAACGTACCTGGTCGGTCAGGTTGGCGGCCATGACGTTCACCGACTCGGTGAGGTCCTTCCACGTACCCGCGACACCCTTGATGTCGGCCTGACCACCGAGCCGGCCCTCGGTGCCGACCTCCCGCGCCACCCGGGTCACCTCGTCGGCGAACGATGACAGCTGCCCGACCATCGTGTTGATCGTGCTCTTCAGCTCGAGGATCTCGCCCTGGGCCGGCACGGTGATCTTCTGCGTCAGGTCGCCCCGGGCCACCGCTGTGGCGACCTGCGCGATGTCGCGGACCTGCCCGGTCAGGTTGCCCGCCATCGCGTTGACTGAGTCGGTGAGGTCCTTCCAGGTGCCCGACACGCCGGGCACCACGGCCTGGCCACCGAGTTTGCCCTCGGTGCCGACCTCCCGCGAGACCCGGGTGACCTCGGAGGTGAACAGCGCCAGCTGCTCTGCCATCCCGTTGAACACGGTGGCGATCTCGTCCAGCAGCGCGTCGCCGCTCTGCGGCAGTCTGGTGCCGAAGTCACCGCCACGCACCGCCGACAGGCCAGCGAGCAGGCGACGAAGAGCGCCGTCGTCGAGTGCTCGGTTGAACGTCCCAGCCTCAGTCACGCGAGCTCCAGATGTCGGCCCATGTACCCGGGCATCGATCAATTTTAGGTCCAGAGCGGTGGACTAGGGTAAACACAGCCGAAGGCATGTGCGGGTGAGCCGCCGCATACGCGCCGGTGACCAGAAGCTCGCTCCTGGTGGCAGAACGTGCGTCCCCTCGGGCTGGCAGGCGGACTCTGGAGGTCGAGTGGGCGGCGGCGAAGCTGTCAACGACTCCCGCTGGCGGTCGTGGACCACGCTGGTCGCCCGCCTGCAGTCCGAGCTCGACCTCGAACGGGAGCGGCGGACCGCCCAGGCTGTGGTGGAGCTCGCCAAAGGTGTCCTCATGGAGCGTCTGCGCTGCTCTCCTACGGAAGCCGCCGCGCAACTGGCACGGCTCGCCGACCAGACCGGTGTCCCAATGCGGGAACTCGCGCTCGACCTCGTCGACCAGACCGCCCTCGACGAAATCGCGCACCCGGATCTGCCTGTCAGTCGGCGGCGGGAGGCGCGGCTCGCGCAGGTCGAGGCGCACGCCGCGGCCGGCGGCGACGACGTCGCCGCCGCGGTGTTCGACCAGATGCTCGCGGGGTCAGGAGCACAATCGGTCGTGCTGTGGGTGTTGGAGCCGGACGGCAGCCTCGGCCTGGTCGGACACACTGGTCTCAGCTCGCTCGACGCCAGCCGCTGGTCACGTGTGCCGCCGCAGTTCGACAGCCTCCCCCTGCGCGTCCTCCACGACGCGGCCGCCCAGTGGTGGCCCCGGGGCGTCCCACCCGGCGAACCCGTCCCCACGGCCGGGAGCCGAGCGGCAGCACGGGCGCTGCTCCCCATGACCGACGCCGGCACCCTGGTCGGGGTGATGGAGGTCTGCTGGCCTACACCCGCCGCGGAGTTCCACGACGTGCTTCGCCGTCAGTTGCTCGCGGCCGCTCAGGTGGCGGTGCAGGCACTTTTTCTGCACGGGGACCCGTCGCGCGACCAGCGAGCTCACTGGCTGCCAGCCCTCCTGGACGGGCTTTTTGAATCCGCGATGCTCGCCCGCGCGGTCCGAGACCCGGCTGGAGACCTCGTCGATCTCCACATCGACCACCTCACCCAGGACTTCGTCGACCCAGCCGGTCGCAGCCGCGCCGAACTGCTCGACCGCCGGTTCCTCACCCTCTACCCGCTTACCACGACGCCCGGCGGACTGTTCGAACACCTGCTCCAGGCCATGGCTGCAGGGAAGCCCTTCCACGCCCGTCAGTTTCCCGTCCACGTGCTCGTCGAGGGCGTCGCGAAGGTGGTCGACCTCGAGGTCCGCGCGGTCAGACTGTTCGACGGGATCGCGGTCGGGTGGCGGGCCGCCGACCACAGCGCTCGGCTCCGCGCCTTGCTGGAGAACGCGGAGAAGCTGGGTCAGCTCGGCGGCTGGGAACAGGACCTCGTCACTGGCGAGTTGCTCTGGACCGACAACGCGCACGCCGTGTTCCACCGCCCTCGGCCGCAGCCCCCGATCCGGCTCGAAGAGCTGGACGGGCACGCCCACCCCGAGGACGCCGAGCGGGTGCGACTGTTTCGGGACAGTCTCGTCCGGCTGGGACGACCGGCGGTGAGCGCGTTCCGCTTGGTGCACTCCGACGGCTCGACCCGCAGCATCCGCGCCTTCGGCGAACCGGTCACCGCCGCCGACGGCACCCGGACCGCCGTGCGCGGGGCCTACCA from Parafrankia discariae encodes:
- a CDS encoding SpoIIE family protein phosphatase; amino-acid sequence: MGGGEAVNDSRWRSWTTLVARLQSELDLERERRTAQAVVELAKGVLMERLRCSPTEAAAQLARLADQTGVPMRELALDLVDQTALDEIAHPDLPVSRRREARLAQVEAHAAAGGDDVAAAVFDQMLAGSGAQSVVLWVLEPDGSLGLVGHTGLSSLDASRWSRVPPQFDSLPLRVLHDAAAQWWPRGVPPGEPVPTAGSRAAARALLPMTDAGTLVGVMEVCWPTPAAEFHDVLRRQLLAAAQVAVQALFLHGDPSRDQRAHWLPALLDGLFESAMLARAVRDPAGDLVDLHIDHLTQDFVDPAGRSRAELLDRRFLTLYPLTTTPGGLFEHLLQAMAAGKPFHARQFPVHVLVEGVAKVVDLEVRAVRLFDGIAVGWRAADHSARLRALLENAEKLGQLGGWEQDLVTGELLWTDNAHAVFHRPRPQPPIRLEELDGHAHPEDAERVRLFRDSLVRLGRPAVSAFRLVHSDGSTRSIRAFGEPVTAADGTRTAVRGAYQDITAAYGAHVALSATRDRLAQAERLSEDRQRLALRLQQAIIATSAPLPRSARLDIAVRYRPAEQDDLVGGDWYSAVTMPTGDVLLVVGDVAGHGIDAVTAMVNLRYSLRGLAVTGAGPAQLLGWLNTITHHLTDQVTGTAICGRYDPLTRTLRWSQAGHLPPVLLRDGRARHLPVPEGILLGAVDNAEYEERTTVLERDDILLMFTDGLVERRGTSLDESMEALFRLAERPVDDVEAYADHLLAGAASDTDDDTCLIVVHVR